A single Defluviitalea saccharophila DNA region contains:
- the rbfA gene encoding 30S ribosome-binding factor RbfA, with protein MAKGSRMIRINEEIKKELSDIIRQDLKDPRINQTMVSVLNVDTTNDLKYCKIYISIMGDEEQKQGVIDGLKSASGFIRREIARRINLRNTPELIFKMDDSIEYGIRLSKLIHDVNSNTEDDSQ; from the coding sequence TTGGCAAAAGGATCAAGAATGATAAGAATAAATGAAGAGATTAAAAAGGAATTAAGCGATATCATTCGACAGGACTTAAAAGATCCTAGGATTAATCAGACGATGGTTAGTGTTCTTAACGTAGATACAACCAACGACTTAAAATACTGTAAGATATATATTAGCATAATGGGAGACGAGGAACAGAAACAAGGAGTAATCGATGGCTTAAAAAGTGCCAGCGGATTTATTCGTCGAGAAATTGCAAGAAGAATTAATTTACGTAATACTCCTGAGTTAATCTTTAAAATGGATGATTCAATTGAATATGGCATTCGCCTCTCAAAGCTTATACATGATGTAAATTCAAATACAGAGGATGACTCTCAATGA
- a CDS encoding bifunctional oligoribonuclease/PAP phosphatase NrnA has product MNAFDIIQSLKKYTHIALAAHISPDGDAIGACTALALALAKINKKPIILMEEYLEKYNFLPGRQYIYNTYPADEPLELFVALDCGDLQRLGAYAEYFEKAPLTINIDHHISNPNYGDYNYVDSEASSTCEIIYKIIKQSEINIDDEIAASLYTGIVFDTGGFKHSNTTALTHQIISDLIKYNIEFSDIMDRLFYSRSIESAKLLGLALNKMELLQDKQLCVCDLSKKEMEEVGASVNDTEGIISSMKNIEGVLVAILLYEKNSNEVKVSFRASGDKDVCKIAQIFQGGGHKKAAGCSLNTDLIDAKKKILDIVQKELF; this is encoded by the coding sequence ATGAATGCTTTCGATATTATTCAATCATTGAAGAAATACACTCACATTGCTTTAGCAGCCCATATTAGCCCTGATGGAGATGCCATCGGGGCATGTACTGCCTTAGCCTTGGCACTTGCAAAAATAAATAAGAAGCCTATTATTCTTATGGAAGAATATCTGGAGAAATACAATTTTTTACCGGGCAGGCAATACATCTATAACACATATCCGGCTGATGAGCCTTTAGAGCTTTTTGTTGCATTGGATTGTGGAGATTTGCAAAGGCTTGGGGCATATGCAGAGTATTTTGAGAAGGCCCCATTGACCATAAATATAGATCACCATATTAGTAATCCTAATTATGGAGATTATAATTATGTTGATTCGGAGGCTTCTTCAACTTGTGAGATCATATATAAAATCATTAAACAATCTGAAATCAATATAGATGATGAAATAGCAGCTTCCCTTTATACTGGCATTGTCTTTGATACGGGAGGCTTTAAGCATAGCAATACAACTGCCTTAACCCATCAAATCATTTCTGATTTAATAAAATATAATATAGAGTTTTCAGATATTATGGACAGATTATTCTATTCTCGTTCGATTGAATCTGCAAAATTGTTGGGCTTGGCACTTAATAAAATGGAGCTGCTGCAAGACAAGCAGTTGTGTGTATGCGATTTAAGCAAGAAAGAAATGGAAGAAGTAGGGGCATCCGTTAACGATACAGAAGGGATTATTTCTTCTATGAAGAATATAGAAGGTGTTTTGGTTGCTATTCTTCTCTATGAAAAGAACAGCAATGAAGTAAAAGTAAGTTTTAGAGCTTCCGGGGATAAAGATGTTTGCAAAATTGCACAGATCTTTCAAGGAGGAGGCCATAAGAAAGCCGCTGGATGTTCTTTGAATACTGACTTAATTGATGCTAAGAAAAAAATTCTGGATATAGTTCAAAAAGAATTGTTTTAG
- the truB gene encoding tRNA pseudouridine(55) synthase TruB, translating into MNGILNIYKEKGYTSHDVVAVIRKMLHQKRVGHTGTLDPEAEGVLPICIGKATKAVEFLTDQKKRYLAIAKLGTTTTTQDAVGDIIETKPVNFDKNKIEKIVNSFIGEYEQVPPMYSAIKVNGKKLYELARQGKTVERKARKVYIYDIKITSFMPPDQIELDILCSKGTYIRTLCADIGDLLGCGAHMGSLIRTEVGIFNLNNSIKLDQLKELIDQQKLDTIITNIDELFQDYPSVTIKENGEKALINGNRIYFSYINSNMKEIKDQDIIKVYNYRGSFIGLYKVVIEGAESYLKPLKLFL; encoded by the coding sequence TTGAATGGAATTTTAAATATCTATAAAGAAAAAGGATACACATCCCATGATGTAGTAGCTGTTATCCGCAAAATGCTTCATCAAAAAAGAGTAGGTCACACAGGAACTCTTGATCCTGAAGCAGAAGGCGTTCTTCCTATCTGTATAGGGAAAGCTACTAAAGCTGTAGAATTTTTAACAGATCAGAAAAAAAGATATCTAGCAATTGCTAAGTTGGGTACTACTACAACAACACAAGATGCTGTGGGAGATATTATTGAGACAAAACCAGTTAATTTTGATAAAAATAAAATTGAAAAGATTGTTAACTCCTTTATTGGGGAATACGAACAAGTTCCCCCTATGTATTCTGCCATAAAAGTGAATGGAAAGAAATTATATGAGTTGGCAAGGCAAGGGAAAACCGTTGAACGAAAAGCAAGAAAAGTGTATATCTATGACATAAAGATTACTTCCTTTATGCCTCCAGATCAGATTGAGTTAGATATTCTATGTTCAAAAGGCACTTACATTAGAACTTTATGTGCAGACATTGGTGATCTATTAGGCTGCGGAGCTCATATGGGCAGTTTAATAAGAACAGAAGTTGGAATTTTTAATCTTAATAATAGTATAAAATTAGATCAATTAAAGGAATTGATTGATCAACAAAAGCTCGATACCATTATTACAAATATAGATGAATTGTTCCAGGACTATCCTTCCGTAACCATAAAAGAAAACGGTGAAAAGGCTTTGATCAACGGCAATAGAATTTATTTTTCTTATATCAACAGTAATATGAAGGAAATAAAAGATCAAGATATTATTAAAGTATACAATTATCGTGGAAGTTTTATCGGTCTTTATAAAGTTGTAATTGAAGGTGCAGAATCATACCTAAAACCGCTGAAACTATTTTTGTAA
- a CDS encoding bifunctional riboflavin kinase/FAD synthetase, which translates to MKYISNLNISQNTPSVVTLGNFDGIHLGHRKLIETVKTVSKDKNYQSIVFSFYPHPQTVLQKAQSLKMIFSRSEKKHRLEQMGIDVYIEYPFTKEFADVSAEEFVEEILIKQLKTKVIVIGSNNKFGRKQQGNVQFLKEREKEWGLTVIEITPVLYQGEVVSSTRVRAELAKGNINKVNELLKVPYIIMGKVLEGKKLGNTLGFPTANIATQEDRLYPPNGVYITRTKWKDQYYNSVTNIGYNPTVNGKNKVIETYIIDFDENLYNQEVEIEFYQWIRSEQKFSNFEELTKQVRKDVDLAKSYFADF; encoded by the coding sequence ATGAAATATATATCAAATTTAAATATTTCTCAAAATACTCCTAGTGTTGTAACATTAGGAAATTTTGATGGAATTCATTTAGGACATAGAAAATTAATAGAAACTGTTAAAACCGTTAGTAAAGATAAAAACTATCAATCTATTGTTTTTTCATTTTATCCCCATCCTCAAACAGTACTACAAAAAGCCCAGTCATTAAAAATGATTTTCTCAAGATCTGAGAAAAAACACAGACTAGAACAAATGGGAATTGACGTCTATATAGAGTATCCTTTTACAAAAGAATTTGCAGATGTTTCTGCGGAAGAATTTGTTGAAGAAATTCTTATTAAACAGCTTAAAACTAAAGTTATTGTTATTGGTTCCAATAATAAATTTGGCAGAAAACAACAAGGTAATGTTCAGTTTTTAAAAGAAAGAGAAAAAGAATGGGGACTAACGGTTATAGAAATAACTCCTGTTTTATATCAAGGTGAAGTTGTCAGCAGTACCAGAGTGAGAGCAGAATTAGCCAAAGGCAATATTAATAAAGTCAATGAATTACTAAAGGTGCCCTATATCATTATGGGAAAGGTTTTGGAAGGAAAAAAATTAGGAAATACTCTAGGATTTCCTACAGCTAATATTGCAACGCAAGAAGATCGATTATACCCCCCAAATGGAGTGTATATAACTCGAACAAAATGGAAAGATCAATATTATAATAGTGTTACAAATATTGGTTACAATCCTACTGTAAATGGAAAAAATAAAGTTATTGAGACTTATATTATAGATTTTGATGAGAATTTATATAATCAAGAGGTAGAAATAGAGTTTTACCAGTGGATTCGTAGTGAGCAAAAATTTTCAAATTTTGAAGAACTCACTAAACAAGTGAGAAAAGATGTGGATTTAGCAAAATCATATTTTGCTGATTTTTAA
- the rpsO gene encoding 30S ribosomal protein S15, protein MDKVRKQEIIAKYGRTESDTGSPEVQIALLTERINHLTEHLRTHKKDHHSRRGLLKMVGQRRGLLNYLIKKDIERYRTIIEELGIRK, encoded by the coding sequence ATGGATAAGGTAAGAAAACAAGAAATCATCGCAAAATATGGAAGAACTGAGAGTGATACTGGATCTCCAGAAGTTCAAATAGCTCTTCTTACAGAAAGAATCAATCATTTAACAGAGCATTTAAGAACTCATAAGAAAGACCATCATTCAAGAAGAGGTCTTCTTAAAATGGTAGGACAAAGAAGAGGTTTATTAAATTATCTTATTAAGAAAGATATCGAAAGATATCGTACTATTATCGAAGAGTTAGGCATAAGAAAATAA